From one Gracilibacillus salinarum genomic stretch:
- a CDS encoding XapX domain-containing protein, whose amino-acid sequence MKAILLSLLAGVIVGIVFKFLKLPLPAPPVLTGVLGIFGIYFGGQIAEWIKSFL is encoded by the coding sequence ATGAAAGCAATTTTGTTAAGTCTACTTGCCGGTGTCATCGTCGGTATCGTATTTAAATTTTTGAAATTACCTTTACCTGCACCGCCTGTTCTGACAGGTGTGTTAGGAATATTTGGTATTTATTTCGGAGGGCAAATTGCAGAATGGATAAAATCCTTCCTTTAA
- a CDS encoding transcriptional regulator SplA domain-containing protein, which yields MHYQAGDIVYVFYRNPHTQNVANVQEAAVVKNPEDPNGGLAVFLYETYYPISDEMAVFQSAEEAENAYQYYFGDVSGGEI from the coding sequence ATGCATTATCAAGCAGGCGACATAGTATATGTGTTTTATCGAAACCCACATACGCAAAATGTAGCGAATGTACAAGAAGCGGCTGTAGTTAAAAATCCAGAAGATCCGAATGGTGGTCTCGCAGTATTTCTTTACGAAACGTATTATCCTATAAGTGATGAAATGGCAGTATTTCAGAGTGCAGAGGAAGCAGAAAATGCCTATCAGTATTATTTTGGTGATGTTTCTGGAGGCGAAATCTGA
- a CDS encoding cytidine deaminase encodes MEAKLIEEAKKAREKAYVPYSNFKVGAALLDEQGTIFHGCNIENAAYSMCNCGERTALFHAYATGSKNFKMMAVVADTERPVSPCGACRQVLAELCDPDMKVILTNMQGNTEETTVRALLPGAFIANDMSRAKE; translated from the coding sequence ATGGAAGCGAAATTAATCGAAGAGGCAAAGAAGGCTAGAGAAAAAGCATATGTGCCTTATTCTAACTTTAAAGTAGGAGCAGCATTGCTGGACGAACAGGGAACTATTTTTCACGGGTGTAACATCGAAAATGCTGCCTATTCTATGTGTAACTGTGGTGAAAGAACAGCATTGTTCCATGCTTATGCAACGGGATCCAAAAACTTTAAGATGATGGCCGTTGTGGCAGATACAGAGCGTCCAGTTTCACCATGTGGCGCTTGTCGCCAGGTTCTTGCCGAGCTTTGTGATCCAGATATGAAAGTAATACTTACAAATATGCAAGGGAATACGGAAGAGACAACGGTTCGCGCCTTATTACCTGGTGCGTTTATCGCCAATGATATGTCCCGTGCTAAAGAATAA
- a CDS encoding purine-nucleoside phosphorylase, with amino-acid sequence MNQLQEATVYLQHKLTDRPTVGLILGSGLGMLADEIKNPIKIKYQEIPGFPVSTVEGHAGQLVIGELQGVDVIAMQGRFHYYEGYGLDAVTFPVRVMKELGIEKLLVTNAAGGVNRDLEPGDLMLITDHINNTGQNPLIGENVEQHGVRFPDMSTAYDRELQTIARKAAQQLSIPLKEGVYVWNTGPSYETPAEIKMLDILGGDAVGMSTVPEVTVARQAGIRCVGISCISNMAAGILDQPLTHDEVIETTEKVRESFLQFVKQLIEDIG; translated from the coding sequence TTGAATCAACTACAAGAGGCAACAGTATATTTACAACATAAACTCACAGATCGACCGACAGTTGGATTAATTCTAGGATCTGGATTGGGCATGCTTGCAGATGAAATCAAAAATCCGATTAAAATAAAATATCAGGAGATTCCAGGCTTCCCTGTTTCCACAGTGGAAGGACATGCCGGTCAATTAGTAATTGGTGAATTGCAAGGTGTAGATGTGATTGCTATGCAAGGTCGCTTTCATTATTATGAAGGCTACGGACTAGATGCAGTGACATTTCCAGTACGTGTAATGAAAGAACTTGGCATTGAAAAACTGTTGGTAACCAATGCGGCAGGTGGGGTGAATCGAGACCTGGAACCTGGTGATTTAATGTTAATTACAGATCATATTAACAATACTGGGCAGAACCCTTTGATTGGAGAAAATGTCGAACAACATGGCGTTCGTTTTCCTGATATGTCGACTGCTTATGACCGTGAATTACAAACAATCGCTAGAAAAGCAGCACAGCAGTTATCCATTCCGCTAAAAGAAGGCGTCTATGTCTGGAACACAGGTCCGAGTTATGAAACACCAGCTGAAATTAAGATGCTTGATATATTAGGTGGAGATGCTGTTGGGATGTCAACTGTTCCAGAGGTAACAGTAGCAAGACAAGCTGGTATTCGTTGTGTCGGTATCTCCTGTATTTCCAATATGGCAGCAGGAATATTGGATCAGCCGTTAACCCATGATGAGGTAATAGAAACAACTGAGAAAGTACGGGAATCCTTTTTACAATTTGTCAAACAGCTGATTGAAGATATTGGCTAA
- a CDS encoding pyrimidine-nucleoside phosphorylase, translating to MRMVDLIAKKRDGKELTQEEINFMIDGYTKEEIPDYQMSAMAMALYFQGMTTEERVHLTMAMVESGDQIDLSDIHGIKVDKHSTGGVGDTTTLILAPLVASVGVPVAKMSGRGLGHTGGTIDKLESIEGFQVELTGNQFNQLVNEQNVAVVGQSGNLTPADKKLYGLRDVTATVNSIPLIASSIMSKKIAAGADAIVLDVKTGSGAFMTELEDAKALAKAMVDIGNGAGRETIAVISDMNQPLGFAVGNALEVKEAIETLQGKGPKDLEELCLTLGSQMVYLAKKATSIEQAREMLTDAIQSGKAMEKLKTFVSSQGGDASVIDHPDQLPTAAYITEIKAQAAGIVHHISADEIGVAASMLGAGRLTKDSQIDLAVGVVLQKKLGDEVKVGDTLVTIHSNHQNINEVKDKVVQAYQIKNEAYKNAPLIYDIIK from the coding sequence ATGAGAATGGTAGATCTTATCGCTAAAAAACGTGATGGTAAAGAATTAACACAAGAAGAAATAAACTTCATGATAGATGGTTATACGAAAGAGGAAATTCCTGACTATCAAATGTCAGCTATGGCAATGGCACTGTATTTTCAAGGGATGACAACGGAAGAAAGAGTTCATTTAACGATGGCTATGGTAGAATCCGGAGATCAGATCGATTTATCGGATATTCATGGAATCAAGGTGGATAAGCATTCTACAGGCGGAGTTGGTGATACGACTACATTAATATTAGCGCCGTTAGTTGCGTCTGTTGGCGTGCCGGTTGCCAAGATGTCAGGAAGAGGACTAGGGCATACAGGTGGTACAATCGACAAGTTAGAATCAATTGAAGGGTTTCAAGTCGAATTGACAGGAAATCAATTTAATCAGTTAGTGAATGAACAAAATGTTGCAGTAGTTGGACAAAGCGGTAATTTAACTCCTGCTGACAAAAAACTTTATGGATTACGTGATGTTACGGCTACAGTCAATTCAATTCCGTTGATCGCGAGTTCCATTATGAGTAAAAAAATTGCAGCAGGGGCAGATGCAATTGTATTAGATGTCAAAACAGGTTCAGGTGCTTTCATGACAGAACTGGAGGATGCTAAAGCATTAGCAAAGGCGATGGTTGACATTGGTAATGGAGCAGGGCGTGAAACGATCGCTGTTATTTCTGATATGAATCAGCCTCTTGGATTTGCTGTAGGCAATGCATTGGAAGTGAAAGAAGCTATTGAAACATTACAGGGTAAAGGTCCCAAAGACTTAGAAGAATTGTGCCTTACTTTGGGCAGTCAGATGGTCTATTTAGCAAAAAAAGCAACATCTATTGAGCAAGCGAGAGAGATGTTAACAGATGCCATTCAATCAGGCAAAGCAATGGAGAAATTGAAGACATTTGTCAGCTCCCAAGGCGGTGATGCTTCCGTTATCGATCATCCAGACCAATTACCAACTGCAGCCTATATAACAGAAATTAAAGCACAAGCAGCAGGTATTGTTCATCACATTTCAGCTGATGAGATAGGAGTAGCTGCAAGTATGCTAGGAGCTGGACGCTTAACGAAAGATTCTCAAATTGATTTGGCGGTAGGTGTCGTATTACAAAAGAAATTAGGCGATGAAGTAAAGGTTGGAGACACGCTGGTAACGATCCACAGTAATCACCAGAATATAAATGAGGTGAAGGATAAAGTTGTGCAGGCGTATCAGATTAAGAATGAAGCGTATAAAAATGCACCACTTATATACGATATAATTAAATAA
- the deoC gene encoding deoxyribose-phosphate aldolase — protein MKLANKIDHTALKPDTTREQIEVLCNEAREYGFYSVCVNPTWVAYSNELLKGSEVKVCTVIGFPLGATASAVKAFEAKYAVEKGATEVDMVINIGALKDGQHDAVKQDIEAVVQAAGEKALVKVIIETCLLTDEEKEIACRLAITAGADYVKTSTGFSTGGATKEDIALMRKTVGPNVGVKASGGIRDTETAEAMVTAGASRIGASASVAIVNDEESDSDY, from the coding sequence ATGAAATTAGCAAATAAAATCGATCATACGGCTTTAAAGCCCGACACGACCAGAGAGCAAATAGAAGTATTGTGTAACGAAGCAAGAGAATATGGTTTTTATTCTGTCTGTGTGAATCCTACATGGGTAGCGTACAGTAATGAATTATTAAAAGGCTCAGAAGTTAAGGTATGTACGGTAATTGGATTTCCTTTAGGAGCAACAGCCTCAGCTGTAAAAGCTTTTGAAGCAAAATACGCAGTAGAAAAAGGTGCAACAGAGGTGGATATGGTCATCAATATTGGTGCTCTAAAAGATGGACAACATGATGCTGTCAAACAAGATATCGAAGCCGTCGTGCAAGCAGCAGGTGAAAAAGCACTAGTAAAAGTCATTATCGAAACATGTCTGTTAACAGATGAAGAAAAAGAAATAGCATGTCGTTTAGCAATTACGGCTGGAGCAGATTATGTAAAGACATCTACTGGTTTCTCCACAGGTGGGGCGACGAAAGAAGATATTGCTTTAATGAGAAAAACAGTTGGTCCTAACGTCGGTGTCAAAGCATCAGGAGGCATCCGTGACACCGAAACCGCCGAAGCAATGGTTACAGCAGGCGCGTCCCGAATCGGAGCAAGCGCAAGTGTAGCGATTGTAAATGATGAAGAGAGCGATAGTGATTATTAA
- a CDS encoding GntR family transcriptional regulator, with amino-acid sequence MAFDYQTPRYIHVIEQIKTKINEGELEAGERLPSEMELAKQLNVSRNTLREALRILEEENIIIRRHGIGTFINKKPAFSGGIEELFSITDFIKREGKDPGTEMLFHGATEAHSEDKRELQIEEDDQVYLVKRVRTADNEPLVYCIDKIPLSLVGEDYQLDEQSMLQSLQEKKNITISYAKAEIKTIGYHEEISKILRSEKNQPLLILKQIHYDLNDHPILYSLNFFRSDQVSFSVFRKRLF; translated from the coding sequence ATGGCATTTGATTATCAGACGCCACGTTACATACATGTAATTGAGCAAATAAAAACAAAAATTAACGAAGGAGAATTAGAAGCAGGGGAGCGATTACCATCAGAAATGGAGCTGGCTAAGCAGTTAAACGTCTCTCGTAATACATTAAGGGAAGCGCTTCGTATTTTAGAAGAAGAAAATATCATTATACGACGCCATGGAATCGGCACTTTCATCAATAAAAAGCCTGCCTTCTCAGGGGGAATTGAGGAGCTTTTCAGTATCACTGATTTTATTAAAAGAGAAGGAAAAGACCCCGGTACGGAAATGTTATTTCATGGTGCAACCGAGGCCCACAGTGAAGACAAAAGGGAGTTGCAGATAGAAGAAGATGATCAAGTATACTTAGTTAAACGGGTAAGAACAGCAGATAATGAGCCACTGGTATATTGTATTGATAAAATTCCATTGTCATTAGTAGGTGAAGATTATCAATTGGATGAACAGTCCATGTTGCAATCCTTACAAGAAAAAAAGAATATCACGATAAGCTATGCGAAAGCAGAAATAAAGACGATCGGTTACCATGAAGAAATTTCTAAAATTCTTCGGAGTGAAAAAAATCAGCCTTTGCTCATTTTGAAACAAATACATTATGATTTGAACGATCATCCGATTTTATATTCACTTAACTTCTTTCGCTCTGATCAAGTTAGTTTTAGTGTATTTCGTAAGCGTTTATTTTAA
- a CDS encoding DUF421 domain-containing protein yields MEFDWIWKAVLIIALGSLLLRLAGRKSISQMTLTQTVLMIAIGSLLIQPVSGKNIWITFAVSAVLILTLIVMEFIQLKSDAFETFITGKSAILIENGQLNEKNLKRYRLTVDLLEMMLRQQNINKISDVEWATIEPNGKLGCLLKPDAQPVTKADMKLLIEEVQKLDPSFKQQPPQNKKEDIFKEVADKKHQTAIPKKLQ; encoded by the coding sequence GTGGAATTTGATTGGATTTGGAAGGCAGTATTAATAATTGCACTTGGCTCGCTGCTTTTACGACTAGCAGGGAGAAAGTCCATCTCTCAAATGACGCTGACACAGACAGTGTTAATGATTGCAATTGGTTCTTTACTTATCCAGCCGGTCTCCGGAAAAAATATTTGGATTACATTTGCTGTTAGTGCTGTCTTAATACTTACTTTAATTGTTATGGAATTTATACAATTAAAATCAGATGCATTTGAAACATTTATTACAGGCAAGTCAGCGATATTGATTGAGAATGGGCAACTAAATGAAAAAAACTTAAAACGATACAGGCTTACGGTGGATTTGTTAGAGATGATGCTTCGTCAGCAAAATATTAATAAAATAAGCGATGTAGAGTGGGCAACTATTGAACCGAATGGAAAATTAGGCTGCCTCCTAAAACCGGATGCACAACCTGTGACAAAGGCAGATATGAAGTTACTAATAGAAGAAGTCCAGAAGTTAGATCCATCCTTTAAGCAACAACCACCACAAAATAAAAAAGAAGATATTTTTAAGGAAGTTGCAGATAAGAAACATCAGACTGCAATTCCGAAAAAACTGCAGTAA
- the splB gene encoding spore photoproduct lyase: MVRPFRPQLVYFEPKALDYPLGAELKEKFEKEDVEIRYTTSHNQVRNLPGDNDFQKYRVAKSTLVVGIRKTLKFDTPKPSAEYAIPLATGCMGHCHYCYLQTTMGSKPYIRTYVNVEEILEAATTYMEERAPEETRFEASCTSDVVGIDHLTHSLKRTIEFFGKSELGKLRFVTKFHHVDHLLDAEHNGKTRFRFSINADYVIKYFEPGTSPLTKRIEAAGKVARAGYPLGFIVAPIYLHEGWKEGYYHMFERLDKELPEDAKNDITFEFIQHRFTKSAKRVIQKNYPMTKLELDEEKRRNKWGKYGMVKYIYQKDEEEEIKEHLFDYMKQFFPNAKLEYFT; encoded by the coding sequence ATGGTAAGACCTTTTCGACCCCAACTTGTATACTTTGAACCGAAAGCTTTGGACTATCCTTTAGGTGCTGAACTTAAAGAAAAATTCGAGAAAGAAGATGTAGAAATTAGGTATACAACATCACATAACCAAGTTCGAAATCTGCCGGGTGATAACGATTTTCAAAAATACCGTGTTGCAAAATCCACCTTAGTTGTGGGAATTCGTAAAACATTAAAATTTGATACACCAAAGCCTTCAGCAGAATACGCTATTCCCTTAGCGACTGGCTGTATGGGACATTGCCATTATTGTTATTTACAAACGACAATGGGAAGTAAACCATATATTCGTACGTATGTAAATGTCGAGGAGATATTAGAAGCTGCTACAACATATATGGAAGAACGTGCACCAGAAGAAACAAGATTTGAAGCATCGTGTACGTCTGATGTAGTAGGCATTGATCATTTAACCCATTCCTTAAAACGAACGATTGAATTTTTTGGAAAATCAGAACTTGGCAAACTACGATTTGTCACCAAATTTCATCATGTTGACCATTTATTAGATGCCGAACACAATGGGAAAACGAGGTTTCGTTTTAGTATTAATGCAGATTATGTAATTAAATACTTTGAACCAGGCACTTCTCCGCTGACTAAGCGAATAGAAGCGGCGGGGAAAGTGGCTCGGGCAGGCTATCCATTAGGTTTTATTGTAGCACCTATTTATTTACATGAGGGATGGAAAGAAGGCTATTATCACATGTTTGAACGTCTCGATAAAGAGTTACCTGAAGATGCAAAGAATGATATTACCTTCGAATTTATTCAGCATCGATTTACGAAATCTGCGAAACGAGTAATTCAAAAAAATTATCCGATGACGAAGCTTGAGTTGGATGAGGAGAAAAGAAGGAATAAATGGGGAAAATACGGAATGGTGAAATATATTTATCAAAAGGATGAGGAAGAAGAAATCAAGGAACATCTTTTTGATTACATGAAACAATTCTTTCCGAATGCTAAGCTGGAATATTTTACGTAG
- the deoB gene encoding phosphopentomutase: protein MKPFKRVFLIVLDSVGIGEAPDAEQFNDSGADTLGHIAAHMNGLNMPNIGQLGLSNIRKIKGIEQSAKPMAHFTKMQEASNGKDTMTGHWEMMGLHIEQPFQTFPDGFPDDLIQTLEAKTGRKIIGNKPASGTEIIEELGEHHVKTGDLIVYTSADSVLQICAHEAVIPLKELYEICETARALTMNETYMIGRVIARPFVGEVGHFERTSNRHDYALKPFGRTVMNELADASYDVVALGKISDIYDGEGVTSSIRTKDNDDGMEKFIQSMDDDFHGLNFLNLVDFDAKYGHRRDPQGYGEALEAFDRRLPEMLAKLQEDDLFIITADHGNDPVHHGTDHTREYVPLLVYHNQITEGKQLAIRDTFADIGATIADNFGVTLPVNGKSFLKDIK from the coding sequence TTGAAACCTTTTAAACGAGTATTTTTAATTGTATTAGATTCTGTCGGAATTGGCGAAGCACCTGATGCAGAGCAATTTAATGATAGTGGAGCGGATACGTTAGGACATATTGCAGCCCACATGAATGGATTGAATATGCCGAATATTGGTCAACTAGGTTTGAGTAACATCCGAAAAATCAAAGGAATTGAGCAATCAGCCAAACCAATGGCCCATTTTACAAAAATGCAGGAAGCATCTAATGGAAAAGATACGATGACAGGTCATTGGGAAATGATGGGGTTGCACATTGAACAACCGTTTCAAACCTTTCCTGACGGGTTTCCAGATGATTTAATCCAAACCCTGGAAGCAAAAACAGGTAGAAAAATTATTGGAAACAAACCGGCGTCTGGGACAGAAATTATCGAAGAACTAGGGGAACATCATGTAAAGACGGGAGATCTTATCGTTTACACTTCTGCGGATTCCGTTTTGCAAATTTGTGCGCATGAAGCAGTTATTCCTTTGAAAGAGCTTTATGAAATATGTGAAACAGCGCGGGCTTTAACGATGAATGAAACGTATATGATTGGCAGAGTCATCGCTAGACCTTTTGTTGGAGAAGTCGGTCATTTTGAACGAACTTCCAATCGACATGATTATGCTTTGAAACCTTTTGGCAGGACAGTTATGAATGAACTAGCAGATGCATCCTACGATGTTGTCGCATTAGGTAAGATCTCTGATATTTATGATGGAGAAGGGGTTACCTCTTCCATTAGGACAAAAGATAATGACGATGGAATGGAAAAATTCATTCAATCAATGGACGATGATTTTCATGGTCTAAATTTTCTTAATTTAGTCGATTTTGATGCAAAGTATGGTCATCGTCGTGATCCGCAAGGCTATGGGGAAGCGTTAGAAGCTTTCGATCGACGGTTACCAGAAATGCTGGCCAAATTACAAGAAGATGATTTGTTTATCATTACAGCAGATCACGGCAATGATCCGGTACACCATGGTACAGATCATACAAGAGAATACGTACCATTGCTCGTCTATCATAACCAAATAACAGAAGGAAAACAGCTAGCGATTAGAGATACATTTGCAGACATTGGTGCTACCATTGCAGATAATTTTGGTGTAACATTACCTGTAAACGGGAAAAGTTTTCTAAAGGACATAAAATAA
- a CDS encoding NupC/NupG family nucleoside CNT transporter, which produces MHFLWGIAGIAVILGIAFLLSSKRKAINIRTILGGLIIQIFFAFVVLKWETGQTALKWFTLRVQDIINYANEGISFLFGSLANSDEFGSIFALHVLPIIIFFSSLISVLYYLGIMQWIIKILGGGLSKLLGTSKSESMSAAANIFVGQTEAPLVVRPFLNKMTQSELFAVMTGGLASVAGSVLVGYSLLGVPLEYLLAASFMAAPAGLIMAKMMMPETEESVTTDNLEMEKDNESVNVIDAAAKGASDGLKLALNVGAMLLAFIALIALINGILGIFGDITLELILGYVFAPVAFAVGVPWNEAITAGGFIGQKLVLNEFVAYASFAPEMANLSDKTNLVISFALCGFANLSSMAILLGGLGGLAPNRRKDIAKLGLKAVVAGMLASLLSAAVAGMFF; this is translated from the coding sequence ATGCATTTTTTGTGGGGAATAGCAGGTATCGCAGTCATCTTGGGGATTGCGTTTCTCTTATCATCAAAAAGGAAAGCGATTAATATCCGCACGATTTTGGGAGGATTAATAATCCAAATTTTCTTTGCATTTGTCGTATTAAAGTGGGAAACGGGACAAACAGCATTAAAGTGGTTTACATTACGTGTTCAGGATATTATTAATTATGCCAATGAAGGAATCAGTTTTCTGTTCGGTTCATTAGCAAACAGTGACGAATTTGGATCGATCTTTGCTTTGCATGTTTTGCCGATCATTATATTCTTTTCGTCCCTTATTTCTGTCTTGTATTATTTAGGGATTATGCAATGGATTATTAAAATCCTTGGTGGTGGTTTATCGAAATTGCTAGGCACGAGCAAGTCAGAATCGATGTCAGCAGCCGCTAATATTTTTGTCGGTCAGACCGAAGCACCATTAGTAGTAAGACCGTTTTTAAACAAAATGACACAATCGGAATTGTTTGCTGTCATGACAGGAGGACTTGCATCTGTTGCAGGATCCGTATTAGTTGGATATTCATTATTAGGAGTGCCTCTGGAGTATTTACTTGCAGCCAGTTTTATGGCAGCACCTGCCGGTTTAATAATGGCAAAAATGATGATGCCGGAAACTGAGGAGTCTGTGACGACAGATAATTTGGAAATGGAAAAAGATAATGAGTCAGTTAACGTTATCGATGCAGCAGCTAAGGGTGCCTCAGATGGTCTGAAGCTGGCATTAAATGTAGGTGCGATGCTATTAGCTTTTATCGCGTTAATTGCATTAATCAATGGGATTCTCGGAATATTCGGTGATATAACATTAGAATTAATTCTTGGCTATGTATTTGCTCCTGTTGCCTTTGCTGTTGGTGTGCCATGGAATGAAGCAATCACGGCTGGTGGTTTTATCGGGCAAAAACTTGTATTAAATGAATTTGTCGCCTATGCATCATTTGCACCAGAAATGGCTAACTTATCTGACAAAACGAATTTAGTAATAAGCTTCGCACTGTGTGGGTTTGCTAATTTAAGTTCAATGGCGATATTGCTCGGCGGACTTGGAGGTTTAGCACCGAATAGACGTAAAGACATTGCAAAACTTGGACTAAAGGCGGTAGTCGCGGGAATGTTGGCTTCACTATTAAGTGCAGCTGTTGCAGGTATGTTCTTCTAA